In Gossypium arboreum isolate Shixiya-1 chromosome 6, ASM2569848v2, whole genome shotgun sequence, the following are encoded in one genomic region:
- the LOC128293824 gene encoding uncharacterized protein LOC128293824 — MRGLPKKKARADGPVRTGPLVTVTGLQPCTDCGRRHQGECWRRTGACLRCGSLKHRIKECPLLADQMQASDTDIRSTHSYIASNISRNLEISVESITSEVTVLNPLGQSARVSKLCKDVPLEVHGAIFMADLIELLFREFDLILGIDWLVKHRVSLDCVTKRVVLKIEEDKEGVMIRERQNYLSNMISALVAEKMVHKGCEAFVVYGSVSDSGDSTIKDIRTVNDFLDVFSEELPGLPRNCELEFGIELLPGTAPVSTAPYRMAPKELVELKAMIQELCY; from the exons ATGAgaggg ctgcctaagaaaaaggccagagctgATGGGCCAGTTAGAACTGGGCCCCTTGTTACTGTTACTGGACTACAACCATGTACtgattgtggtagacgccatcagggcgagtgttggagAAGGACTGGGGCATGCTTGCGGTGTGGGTCATTGAAGCACCGTATTAAGGAGTGTCCGCTATTagccgatcagatgcaagcttcggATACTG ACATAAGGTCTACTCACTCATACATAGCTAGTAACATATCTAGAAACTTGGAGATTTCTGTTGAGAGCATTACGAGTGAGGTTACGGTACTGAATCCGTTAGGGCAATCTGCTAGAGTTAGCAAACTGTGTAAGGACGTTCCTTTAGAGGTACATGGGGCAATTTTCATGGCTGATTTGATAGAGCTTCTATTTAGGGAGTTCGACCTAATTCTGGGGATAGACTGGTTGGTTAAGCATCGTGTTAGCTTGGACTGTGTAACTAAGAGGGTCGTACTAAAGATTGAGGAGGATAAGGAGGGAGTCATGATTAGAGAACGCCAAAATTACTTATCTAATATGATCTCTGCACTGGTGGCAGAGAAGATGGTTCATAAGGGATGTGAGGCATTCGTGGTCTACGGAAGTGTTTCGGATTCTGGGGATTCTACAATTAAGGATATCAGAACGGTAAATGATTTTTTAGACGTCTTTTCGGAGGAGCTACCGGGGTTACCTCGGAATTGCGAGTtggaatttgggattgagctacttccaggtacagctccggtgtctacCGCTCCCtatcgaatggcaccgaaggagcttgtagAGCTTAAGGCTATGATTCAGGAGCTATGCTATTGA